From a single Hymenobacter sp. YIM 151500-1 genomic region:
- a CDS encoding sensor histidine kinase has product MEVSSPYVAPPAAEPLPAARPTWRSRLRTWLRPANWSAAAEPGRIPRGVHVLLWLWLLGLDALKLSGVVAALPRLPNTFSEWQPLLAMMGRLLLEDVCGATLFYLVWRWLIPRTLGRARVVLYVALAVALVLPYAALLGWVASRISYQDAKTKVARMMQPAATPKKPAATTPIKKNQEAAAAKPGTDKIELWMLMLGHLIIGTFIVASSSALRITGDYIRGQRNRRELERQQLLTELAMLKTQINPHFLFNTLNNIYSLTSRKSDKAPEAVLRLSEIMRYLLYESSTDMVPLSRELAHLHSFLDLQRLRLPATAQEAIRLDVEGTDPDCAYPVAPLLLLPLVENAFKHGDLSARPVAVHIRLLLAADGLLRFSVLNHVPPADPTRQLPAQPGGVGLVNLRRRLELLYPNRYSLEVHATPAQHLVTLVLLQ; this is encoded by the coding sequence ATGGAAGTGTCCTCGCCCTACGTTGCCCCGCCCGCTGCCGAGCCCCTGCCCGCGGCCCGCCCCACCTGGCGGAGCCGCCTGCGCACCTGGCTGCGGCCCGCCAACTGGTCGGCGGCCGCCGAGCCGGGCCGCATTCCGCGCGGCGTGCACGTGCTGCTGTGGCTGTGGCTGCTGGGGCTGGATGCGCTGAAGCTGAGCGGGGTAGTAGCCGCGCTGCCTCGCTTACCCAATACATTCAGCGAATGGCAGCCCCTGCTGGCTATGATGGGCCGGCTGCTGCTGGAGGATGTCTGCGGAGCTACGCTGTTTTACCTGGTGTGGCGGTGGCTGATTCCGCGCACCCTGGGCCGGGCTAGGGTAGTGCTGTACGTGGCGCTGGCAGTGGCGCTGGTGCTACCATATGCCGCCCTGCTGGGTTGGGTAGCCAGCCGAATCAGCTACCAAGACGCGAAAACGAAAGTTGCGCGCATGATGCAGCCGGCAGCGACGCCCAAGAAGCCTGCCGCAACAACGCCAATCAAGAAAAACCAAGAAGCAGCCGCGGCAAAGCCGGGAACGGACAAGATTGAACTGTGGATGCTTATGCTGGGCCATCTGATTATCGGTACGTTCATCGTAGCCAGCTCCTCGGCCCTGCGCATTACCGGCGACTACATCCGGGGGCAGCGCAACCGCCGGGAGCTGGAGCGCCAGCAGCTGCTCACGGAGCTGGCCATGCTCAAAACCCAGATCAACCCGCACTTCCTGTTCAACACCCTCAACAACATTTACTCGCTCACGAGCCGCAAGTCTGACAAGGCGCCCGAGGCTGTGCTGCGGCTGTCGGAAATTATGCGCTACCTGCTCTATGAAAGCAGCACCGACATGGTGCCCCTGAGCCGGGAGCTGGCCCATCTGCACTCTTTCCTGGACCTCCAGCGCCTGCGCCTGCCAGCCACGGCGCAGGAGGCCATCCGGCTGGATGTGGAGGGCACCGACCCCGACTGCGCCTACCCCGTAGCGCCCCTGCTGCTGCTGCCCCTAGTCGAAAACGCCTTCAAGCACGGCGACTTATCGGCCCGGCCGGTGGCGGTGCACATTCGCCTGCTGCTGGCCGCTGATGGACTGCTGCGCTTCTCGGTGCTCAACCACGTGCCCCCCGCCGACCCCACCCGGCAGCTGCCCGCCCAGCCCGGCGGCGTGGGCCTGGTCAATCTGCGCCGCCGCCTGGAGCTGCTCTACCCCAACCGTTACTCTCTTGAAGTGCACGCTACTCCCGCCCAGCACCTGGTTACATTGGTGCTGTTGCAGTAA
- a CDS encoding LytR/AlgR family response regulator transcription factor: MTCAILDDEPLALDLLADYCAQVPGLELKGQFDDALVGLAFLQDNPVDIVFLDVHMPRLTGLQLAQLLPTPGPRIIFTTAYDQYAVRSYDLNAADYLLKPIAFDRFVQAVQKVRQQLASAAPATLPAAPASPEAPVVAPDAMFVKNEHRLQRVAFDDILYIEGMKEYLMLYTTAGKVLTLQSFRRVEEVLPPDRFARIHKSYLVALSRIEHVERGKVQIAGRLLPIGDTYREPFFNLIKAYNLL, translated from the coding sequence ATGACGTGCGCTATTCTCGACGATGAACCGTTGGCTCTGGACTTGCTGGCCGATTATTGCGCGCAAGTGCCGGGGCTAGAGCTGAAGGGGCAGTTTGATGATGCCCTGGTGGGCCTGGCTTTTTTGCAGGACAACCCCGTGGACATTGTGTTCCTGGACGTGCACATGCCCCGGCTCACTGGCCTGCAACTGGCCCAGTTGCTGCCCACCCCGGGGCCGCGCATCATCTTCACCACCGCCTACGACCAGTACGCCGTGCGCAGCTACGACCTGAACGCGGCCGACTACCTGCTCAAACCCATTGCCTTCGACCGGTTTGTGCAGGCCGTGCAGAAAGTGCGGCAGCAGCTGGCATCGGCCGCTCCCGCCACGCTGCCCGCCGCTCCGGCTTCTCCGGAAGCGCCCGTCGTGGCCCCCGATGCCATGTTCGTCAAGAACGAGCACCGCCTTCAGCGCGTGGCCTTCGATGATATTCTCTACATCGAGGGCATGAAAGAATACCTGATGCTCTACACCACGGCCGGCAAGGTACTCACGCTCCAGTCGTTTCGGCGGGTGGAGGAGGTGCTGCCCCCCGACCGGTTTGCCCGCATTCATAAGTCGTACCTGGTGGCCCTGAGCCGCATCGAGCACGTGGAGCGCGGCAAGGTGCAGATTGCCGGCCGCCTGCTCCCCATCGGCGACACCTACCGGGAACCCTTCTTCAACCTGATTAAAGCCTACAATCTGTTATAG
- the wrbA gene encoding NAD(P)H:quinone oxidoreductase: MKTLVLFYSTYGHLYRMAEAVAEGARQVAGNEVVLKRVPETLPPALLDQIGATQAQKAFEHIPVATPNELTEYDAIIFGTPTRYGNVCGQMQAYMDSTGGLWASGALIGKVGGVFVSTATQHGGQETTIRSFHTELLHHGFVIVGLPYAWQGQMGHEEVTGGTPYGASTVTGGQGERMPSENELEGARHQGRHTAEIASKLAR; the protein is encoded by the coding sequence ATGAAAACGCTTGTCTTGTTTTATTCCACCTACGGACACCTTTACAGAATGGCAGAAGCCGTAGCCGAAGGTGCCCGCCAGGTAGCCGGCAACGAAGTGGTTCTGAAGCGGGTGCCGGAAACGCTGCCGCCCGCTCTGCTCGACCAAATTGGCGCTACGCAGGCCCAGAAAGCCTTCGAGCATATTCCAGTGGCTACCCCCAACGAGCTGACGGAGTATGACGCCATCATATTCGGTACGCCCACCCGCTACGGCAACGTGTGCGGCCAGATGCAGGCGTACATGGACAGCACGGGCGGCCTGTGGGCCAGCGGCGCGCTGATTGGGAAGGTTGGGGGCGTGTTCGTCAGCACTGCCACCCAGCACGGCGGCCAGGAAACCACCATCCGGTCGTTTCACACGGAGCTGCTCCACCACGGCTTTGTCATTGTGGGCCTGCCCTACGCCTGGCAGGGCCAGATGGGCCACGAGGAAGTAACCGGCGGCACGCCCTACGGCGCCAGCACCGTGACCGGGGGTCAAGGCGAGCGGATGCCCAGCGAAAATGAGTTGGAAGGTGCCCGCCACCAAGGTCGCCACACCGCCGAAATTGCCAGCAAGCTGGCGCGGTAA
- a CDS encoding RNA polymerase sigma factor, translated as MRTLTPPSQLSDAELIDGCLAGSRLMQKYLYERFSGRMLAVCLRYAQTTFEAEDILQDGFLTVFKSLGNFRRECPLEFWIRRIMINAALRQHRRNAPLVAVSDGGEYPEDLAGEEFTLSNYNFEQLLSMVQELAPRYRMVFNLFAIEGYGHKEIGEMLGISEGTSKSQYSRARAILKSKLERLDAHHTHGTLRS; from the coding sequence GTGCGTACCCTGACCCCGCCTTCCCAGCTCTCCGATGCCGAGCTGATTGACGGCTGCCTCGCGGGCAGCCGCCTGATGCAGAAGTATCTGTACGAACGATTCTCGGGCCGCATGTTGGCCGTGTGCCTGCGCTACGCCCAAACCACCTTCGAGGCCGAGGATATTTTGCAGGATGGCTTTCTGACGGTCTTCAAGAGCCTGGGCAACTTCCGGCGCGAATGTCCGCTGGAATTCTGGATTCGGCGTATTATGATTAACGCCGCCCTGCGCCAGCACCGCCGCAACGCCCCGCTGGTAGCAGTAAGCGACGGCGGCGAGTACCCCGAGGACCTGGCCGGTGAGGAATTTACCCTGTCTAACTACAACTTCGAGCAGCTGCTGAGCATGGTGCAGGAGCTGGCTCCGCGCTACCGCATGGTATTCAACCTGTTTGCCATTGAGGGCTACGGCCACAAGGAAATCGGGGAGATGCTGGGCATTTCGGAAGGCACCAGCAAGTCGCAGTACTCCCGGGCTCGGGCAATTTTGAAAAGCAAACTGGAGCGCCTCGACGCTCATCATACGCATGGTACCCTCCGCTCCTAA
- a CDS encoding DUF6970 domain-containing protein — MSRLLSWILLLLLGTVAGCNVASEEATPNCPSDFSATLIEQLKQQPKQNPPAEVTQYTYQGRTVYLVTGGCCDNYNYLFDTCGNVLCAASGGVSGRGDGRCPNFSATATNPVLIWRDPR; from the coding sequence ATGTCACGCCTCCTTTCCTGGATTCTTCTGCTTCTGCTCGGCACCGTTGCGGGCTGCAACGTGGCCAGCGAAGAAGCCACTCCCAACTGCCCCAGCGACTTTTCGGCCACGCTGATTGAGCAGCTCAAGCAGCAGCCCAAGCAAAACCCGCCCGCCGAAGTAACCCAGTACACCTACCAGGGCCGCACGGTGTACCTCGTCACGGGTGGCTGCTGCGACAACTACAACTACCTGTTCGATACCTGCGGCAACGTGCTGTGCGCGGCCAGCGGCGGCGTATCCGGCCGCGGCGACGGCCGCTGCCCCAACTTCAGCGCCACCGCCACCAACCCTGTGCTCATCTGGCGCGACCCGCGCTAG
- the uvrB gene encoding excinuclease ABC subunit UvrB produces MKYQLTSEFKPTGDQPQAIAQLVEGIRNGEPAQVLLGATGTGKTFTMANVIAQTEKPALVLCHNKTLAAQLYGEFKQFFPNNAVEYYISYYDYYQPEAYIASTDVFIEKDLAINQEIEKLRLHCTSSLLSGRRDVIVVASVSCIYGIGNPEEFGKNVIYLAPGLRYSRNNLLYSFVQILYSRTEGEFTRGTFRVKGDTVDIFPAYADHAFRIFFFGDEIEAIQKIDPVSGKKLADEKTGITLYPANLFVTGKDTLQQAIKEIQFDMVQQHAYFEKEGRDVEAKRIMERTEFDLEMIRELGYCSGIENYSRYFDQRQPGARPFCLLDYFPDDYLLVVDESHVTMPQIRAMWGGDRSRKTALVEYGFRLPSAMDNRPLTFNEFEGMVRQAVYVSATPADYELAQAGGVVVEQIIRPTGLLDPEIDVRPSINQIDDLLDEVDNRVKMGDRVLVTTLTKRMAEELQKYMERLGIKSQYVHSDVKSLDRVEILRQLRLGEIDVLIGVNLLREGLDLPEVSLVAILDADKEGFLRDQRSLIQTMGRAARNDRGKVIMYADRMTGSMQRAIDETNRRRATQLAYNEEHGITPQTVRKSREAILEQTSLSDYRIVEPQGYAGPTEDVALAIAAEPVVSVMSKPDLEKLIKQTEKQMEAAAKELDFLQAAKLRDELAALRQVLKTKRE; encoded by the coding sequence ATGAAGTATCAGCTCACCTCCGAGTTCAAACCCACCGGCGACCAGCCCCAGGCCATTGCCCAGCTGGTAGAGGGCATCCGCAACGGCGAGCCGGCCCAGGTGCTGCTCGGCGCCACCGGCACGGGCAAAACCTTCACCATGGCCAACGTCATTGCCCAGACCGAAAAGCCGGCTCTGGTGCTGTGCCACAACAAAACTCTGGCCGCCCAGCTCTACGGCGAGTTCAAGCAGTTCTTCCCCAACAACGCCGTCGAGTACTACATCAGCTACTACGACTACTACCAGCCCGAGGCCTACATTGCCTCCACCGACGTCTTCATCGAGAAAGATCTGGCCATCAACCAGGAAATTGAAAAGCTACGCCTGCACTGCACCTCGTCCTTGCTGAGCGGGCGGCGCGACGTGATTGTGGTGGCGTCGGTGTCGTGCATCTACGGCATCGGCAACCCTGAGGAGTTCGGCAAGAACGTCATCTACCTGGCCCCAGGGCTGCGCTACTCGCGCAACAACCTGCTCTACTCGTTTGTGCAGATTCTGTACTCGCGCACCGAGGGCGAGTTTACCCGCGGCACCTTCCGCGTGAAGGGCGACACCGTTGACATCTTCCCGGCCTACGCCGACCATGCCTTCCGCATCTTCTTTTTCGGCGACGAAATTGAGGCCATCCAGAAGATAGACCCGGTGAGCGGCAAGAAGCTGGCCGACGAGAAAACCGGCATCACCCTATACCCGGCCAACCTGTTCGTGACCGGCAAAGACACCTTGCAGCAGGCCATCAAGGAAATTCAGTTCGACATGGTGCAGCAGCACGCCTACTTCGAGAAGGAGGGGCGCGACGTGGAAGCCAAGCGCATCATGGAGCGCACCGAGTTCGACCTGGAGATGATTCGGGAGCTGGGCTATTGCTCGGGCATCGAGAACTACTCACGCTACTTCGACCAGCGCCAGCCCGGCGCCCGGCCCTTCTGCCTGCTCGACTATTTCCCCGACGACTACCTGCTGGTAGTGGACGAAAGCCACGTCACGATGCCGCAAATCCGGGCCATGTGGGGCGGCGACCGGAGCCGCAAAACGGCCCTGGTAGAGTATGGCTTCCGCCTGCCCAGCGCCATGGACAACCGCCCGCTCACCTTCAACGAGTTTGAGGGCATGGTGCGCCAGGCCGTGTACGTATCAGCTACGCCCGCCGACTACGAGCTGGCCCAGGCCGGCGGCGTAGTAGTAGAGCAGATTATCCGCCCCACCGGCCTCTTGGACCCCGAAATCGACGTGCGGCCCAGCATCAACCAGATTGACGACTTGCTGGACGAGGTGGATAACCGCGTGAAGATGGGCGACCGGGTGCTGGTGACGACCCTGACCAAGCGCATGGCCGAGGAGCTGCAAAAGTACATGGAGCGCCTGGGCATCAAGTCCCAGTATGTGCACTCCGACGTGAAAAGCCTGGACCGGGTGGAAATTCTGCGCCAGCTGCGCCTGGGTGAAATCGACGTGCTTATCGGCGTCAACCTGCTGCGCGAAGGCCTCGACCTGCCCGAAGTCAGCTTGGTGGCCATCCTCGACGCCGACAAAGAAGGCTTCCTGCGCGACCAGCGCAGCCTCATCCAAACCATGGGCCGCGCCGCCCGCAACGACCGGGGCAAGGTCATCATGTACGCCGACCGCATGACCGGCTCCATGCAGCGCGCCATCGACGAGACGAACCGCCGCCGCGCCACCCAGCTGGCTTACAACGAGGAGCACGGCATCACGCCCCAAACCGTGCGCAAGAGCCGCGAAGCCATTCTGGAGCAAACCTCGCTGTCGGACTACCGCATCGTGGAGCCCCAGGGCTACGCCGGCCCCACCGAGGATGTGGCCCTGGCCATTGCCGCCGAGCCGGTGGTGTCCGTCATGAGCAAGCCCGACCTGGAAAAGCTCATCAAGCAAACCGAAAAGCAGATGGAAGCCGCCGCCAAGGAGCTGGACTTCCTGCAAGCCGCCAAGCTGCGCGACGAGCTGGCCGCCCTACGGCAGGTGCTCAAGACCAAGCGGGAGTAA
- a CDS encoding DUF433 domain-containing protein gives MNSIHPHISLNPAVRFGKPCIVGTRITVQDILGWLASGRTFEEIEEDFPELNQTRCGTGGC, from the coding sequence ATGAATTCCATTCACCCGCACATCAGCCTCAATCCTGCCGTTCGGTTTGGCAAGCCTTGCATTGTCGGCACACGCATCACCGTGCAGGATATTCTGGGATGGTTGGCCTCGGGTAGGACGTTCGAGGAGATTGAGGAAGACTTTCCGGAGCTGAATCAGACTCGGTGCGGAACTGGCGGCTGCTGA
- a CDS encoding DUF4177 domain-containing protein: protein MRFTFFLFLLLLLGGAHHSAQGQVRPLASAGIAYQYLQMTTIESIVAGGMGRSRILFTPQFKGNKEVNLENLFSLTGLNLQNVRSNEETILRYLAELDAEGWELVQATPLTQTLVSGGTTGQGLFMTRYLFRKAK, encoded by the coding sequence ATGCGGTTTACTTTTTTTCTGTTTTTGCTGCTACTGCTGGGCGGCGCGCACCACTCGGCCCAGGGCCAGGTTCGGCCACTGGCATCGGCTGGAATTGCGTACCAGTACTTGCAAATGACGACGATTGAATCGATAGTAGCCGGGGGGATGGGCCGGTCCCGCATCCTGTTTACGCCTCAGTTCAAAGGCAATAAGGAGGTCAACCTGGAAAACCTGTTCAGCCTGACGGGCCTAAACCTACAGAACGTCCGCAGCAACGAGGAAACCATTTTGCGCTACCTCGCCGAGCTGGACGCCGAAGGGTGGGAACTGGTACAAGCCACTCCCTTGACGCAGACGCTGGTCAGCGGCGGCACTACCGGCCAAGGCCTGTTTATGACGCGCTACCTGTTCCGAAAAGCCAAGTAA
- a CDS encoding glycoside hydrolase family 27 protein, whose product MKSWFPLMLALLLALPIPPASAQQRPVGAAPTPPLGWNSYNCFGSAVLEDEVKANAAYMARHLKSHGWQYVVVDFLWSYDNPPGSNFGNPQQYRLPDGAHVPWLTMDQWGRLLPQPRKFPSAQGQAGFKSLADYVHGQGLKFGIHLMRGIPRQAVWAKTPVLGASGITADMIADTTSTCSWNNHMYGLNMAKPGAQEYLNSLFQLYAAWDVDFVKVDDLSRPYHAAEVEGYRKAITQSGREMVFSLSPGETPVAQAAHVAQHGDMWRMADDFWDEWKAVLGMMAYARQWQGKDREGHWADCDMLQIGRLSKRGPVGPERYSRFTNDELYTHMTFWSIFRSPLMMGGNLPDNRELELKLLTNDEVLAVNQQGRNPRELYHKNGYSVWYSQAPGPQGGVYVALFNLNEKPGQLALNLGELGFKGKVKVRNLWEKRNLGSFKTSYGQTLNPHATALLLLTPE is encoded by the coding sequence ATGAAATCTTGGTTTCCTCTGATGCTGGCCCTGCTGCTGGCCTTGCCCATCCCGCCGGCGAGTGCCCAACAACGCCCGGTGGGAGCGGCCCCCACGCCCCCGCTGGGCTGGAACAGTTACAATTGCTTTGGCTCGGCCGTGCTCGAAGACGAGGTGAAGGCCAATGCCGCCTACATGGCCCGGCACCTGAAGTCGCACGGCTGGCAGTACGTGGTGGTGGACTTTCTCTGGTCCTACGACAACCCGCCCGGCAGCAACTTCGGCAACCCCCAGCAGTACCGGCTGCCCGACGGTGCCCACGTGCCCTGGCTGACCATGGACCAGTGGGGCCGCCTGCTGCCGCAGCCGCGTAAGTTTCCTTCGGCCCAGGGCCAGGCCGGCTTTAAGTCCCTGGCCGACTACGTGCACGGGCAAGGGCTCAAGTTTGGCATTCACCTGATGCGGGGCATCCCGCGCCAGGCCGTGTGGGCCAAGACGCCGGTGCTGGGCGCCAGCGGCATCACGGCCGACATGATTGCCGACACGACCTCGACCTGTTCCTGGAACAACCACATGTATGGCCTGAACATGGCCAAGCCCGGCGCTCAGGAGTACCTGAATTCGCTGTTCCAGCTCTACGCGGCCTGGGATGTGGACTTTGTGAAAGTGGACGACCTCTCGCGGCCCTACCACGCGGCCGAGGTGGAAGGCTACCGCAAGGCCATCACGCAGAGCGGGCGCGAGATGGTGTTTAGCTTGTCGCCGGGCGAAACACCGGTGGCCCAGGCCGCCCACGTGGCGCAGCACGGCGACATGTGGCGCATGGCCGACGACTTCTGGGACGAGTGGAAGGCCGTGCTGGGCATGATGGCCTACGCCCGGCAGTGGCAGGGCAAGGACCGCGAAGGGCACTGGGCCGACTGCGACATGCTGCAAATCGGGCGGCTCTCCAAGCGCGGGCCGGTGGGCCCCGAGCGGTACAGCCGCTTCACCAACGACGAGCTGTACACCCACATGACGTTCTGGTCCATCTTCCGCTCGCCGCTGATGATGGGCGGCAACCTGCCCGACAACCGGGAACTGGAACTGAAGCTGCTCACCAACGACGAGGTGCTGGCCGTCAACCAGCAGGGCCGCAACCCGCGCGAGCTGTACCACAAAAACGGCTATTCGGTGTGGTACTCCCAGGCGCCCGGCCCCCAGGGCGGCGTGTACGTGGCCCTGTTCAACCTCAACGAGAAGCCCGGCCAGCTGGCTCTGAACCTTGGGGAGCTGGGCTTCAAGGGCAAGGTCAAGGTGCGCAACCTCTGGGAAAAGCGCAACCTGGGGTCCTTCAAAACCAGCTACGGGCAAACCCTGAACCCTCACGCCACGGCCCTGCTGCTACTCACGCCGGAGTAG
- a CDS encoding glycoside hydrolase family 31 protein: MNQLLPFRLCFTTQQTTEPGRRRAVLTLVGALLLAGGPAVAQVAPAAGGAAAASVPQVITLEPGEHWWGGAVKEGHKMPFSTAPYAFNLYGDNLYNQSQPLLVSDHGRYVWSEEPFRFAFEGNKLTISEARGPVQTGSAGRTLADAYRFASRKFFPPSGKTPDPALFAQPQYNTWIELNYHHNQADVLRYAHAIIDNGLPPGVFMIDDTWQEDYGLWRFHPGRFPNPQAMMDELHRLGFKVMVWVCPFVSPDSPEYRDLRARKAFLLDRPADPAATWLTAQTQPRLVQWWNGASAVLDFTNPAAVGWFREQLTSAAKTYGIDGFKFDAGDMEFYQGNPLSFAPATPNEHCRLYSQFGLEFPLNEFRASWKTGGQPLAQRLADKNHTWADLQNLIPHMVLEGLSGYTFTCPDMIGGGEIKSFGYTDAGASADAFVANKLDQDLVVRSAQCHALMPMMQFSVAPWRILDPEHLAAVKQAVALRSRFAARIVALAQASATSGEPIVRSLEYVFPRQGYAEVNDQIMLGDKLMVAPLLVHGRGTREVVFPRGRWRADDGQVFRGPGKHTITVPLDRLPYFERQ, translated from the coding sequence ATGAATCAGCTTCTTCCCTTTCGCCTTTGCTTTACCACCCAGCAAACCACCGAGCCGGGCCGACGACGAGCCGTGCTGACGCTGGTAGGTGCGTTGCTGCTGGCGGGCGGGCCGGCGGTAGCGCAGGTAGCGCCGGCGGCGGGCGGGGCCGCAGCGGCTTCAGTGCCGCAGGTTATTACGCTTGAGCCGGGGGAGCACTGGTGGGGCGGGGCAGTTAAAGAAGGCCACAAAATGCCTTTCAGCACGGCACCCTACGCCTTCAACCTCTACGGCGACAACCTCTACAATCAGTCGCAGCCGCTGCTGGTTTCCGACCACGGGCGCTACGTGTGGAGCGAGGAGCCGTTTCGTTTTGCCTTTGAAGGCAATAAGCTCACCATCAGCGAAGCGCGGGGCCCGGTGCAAACCGGCTCGGCCGGCCGCACCCTGGCCGATGCGTACCGCTTTGCGAGCCGCAAGTTCTTTCCGCCCAGCGGCAAAACGCCCGACCCGGCCCTGTTTGCTCAGCCCCAGTACAACACCTGGATTGAGCTGAACTACCACCACAACCAGGCCGACGTGCTGCGCTACGCCCACGCCATCATCGACAACGGCCTGCCGCCGGGCGTGTTCATGATTGACGACACCTGGCAGGAAGACTACGGTCTGTGGCGCTTCCACCCCGGCCGCTTCCCCAACCCCCAGGCCATGATGGACGAGCTGCACCGGCTGGGCTTCAAAGTCATGGTGTGGGTGTGCCCGTTCGTCAGCCCCGACTCGCCCGAGTACCGCGACCTGCGCGCCCGCAAAGCCTTTTTGCTGGACCGCCCCGCCGACCCGGCCGCGACCTGGCTTACCGCCCAAACCCAGCCTCGGCTGGTGCAGTGGTGGAACGGGGCCAGTGCCGTGTTGGACTTCACCAACCCCGCTGCCGTAGGCTGGTTTCGGGAGCAGCTCACCAGCGCCGCCAAAACCTACGGCATAGACGGTTTCAAATTTGACGCCGGCGACATGGAGTTTTACCAGGGCAACCCGCTTTCCTTCGCCCCGGCCACGCCCAACGAGCACTGCCGGCTCTACTCGCAGTTCGGGCTGGAGTTTCCGCTTAATGAATTTCGGGCCTCCTGGAAAACCGGCGGCCAGCCCCTGGCCCAGCGCCTGGCCGACAAAAACCACACCTGGGCCGACCTGCAAAACCTGATTCCGCACATGGTGCTCGAAGGCCTGAGCGGCTACACCTTCACCTGCCCCGATATGATTGGGGGCGGCGAAATCAAGTCCTTCGGCTACACCGACGCCGGGGCCAGCGCCGACGCCTTCGTGGCCAACAAGCTCGACCAGGACCTGGTGGTGCGCTCGGCCCAGTGCCACGCCCTGATGCCGATGATGCAGTTCTCGGTGGCACCCTGGCGCATCCTCGACCCCGAGCACCTGGCCGCCGTCAAGCAAGCCGTGGCGTTGCGCAGCCGTTTCGCGGCCCGCATCGTGGCGCTGGCCCAGGCTTCGGCCACGAGCGGTGAGCCCATCGTGCGCAGCCTGGAGTACGTGTTTCCGCGCCAGGGCTACGCCGAAGTCAACGACCAGATTATGCTCGGCGACAAGCTGATGGTGGCGCCGCTGCTGGTTCATGGCCGGGGCACGCGCGAGGTGGTCTTCCCCAGGGGCCGCTGGCGCGCCGACGACGGACAAGTGTTCCGCGGGCCCGGCAAGCACACCATCACGGTGCCGCTAGACCGGCTGCCGTATTTTGAGCGCCAGTAA
- a CDS encoding GNAT family N-acetyltransferase — protein sequence MSSPLRIVVAKHTAAVAAQLAELGRRTFHDTFAAHNRPEDMAAYLEATFSPEKQLAELHDPNIVFLLAQLNQEVVGYAKLRLHSTLGLTEEKPPEDRLEIERLYVLEDWIGTGLGAALMRRAIEEARQRGSRAVVLGVWEKNERALEFYHRFGFKKSAQHEFMLGTDVQTDIVLRKGL from the coding sequence ATGTCTTCTCCTCTTCGCATTGTGGTGGCCAAGCACACAGCCGCCGTGGCCGCCCAGCTGGCCGAACTCGGCCGCCGCACCTTCCACGATACCTTCGCGGCTCACAACCGCCCCGAGGACATGGCCGCTTATCTGGAGGCCACTTTCAGCCCCGAAAAGCAGCTGGCCGAGCTGCACGACCCGAACATCGTATTTCTGCTGGCTCAGCTAAACCAGGAGGTGGTCGGCTACGCCAAACTCCGGCTGCACTCCACGCTGGGCCTCACCGAAGAGAAACCCCCCGAGGACCGGCTGGAAATCGAGCGGTTGTATGTGCTGGAAGACTGGATTGGCACGGGGCTGGGCGCGGCTCTTATGCGCCGGGCCATCGAGGAGGCTCGCCAGCGGGGTAGCCGGGCCGTGGTGCTGGGCGTGTGGGAGAAAAATGAGCGCGCCCTGGAGTTTTACCACCGGTTTGGATTTAAGAAGAGCGCACAGCACGAGTTTATGCTGGGCACCGATGTGCAAACGGATATAGTGCTGCGCAAAGGCCTGTAG